From the genome of Leptotrichia sp. HSP-342:
GCCCAGATGGAATTGACTACATCGGATTCTTCGTTGCAACTGCAGGAGAAAAATCAAGACTTGTTTCAAATGAACTTAAAGAAAAAGGTGAATTTTACAGAGGGCATATTGTAAACTCTGTAGGACTTGAACTGGCTGAAGCAACATCAGAATACATTCACAAAATGATGCGTCAGGATGTAGGAATTATCGATAAGGACATTACTTTAAACGAAATTCTAAGTGCCCAGTATCAAGGAAACCGTTACTCTTTCGGATACCCTGCCTGCCCAGATTTAAGTGACCAAAGAAAATTATTTAATCTTTTAAAACCAGAAAGATACGGAATCTCTCTAACAGAGGAGTTTATGATGTACCCAGAAGCTACAGTAAGTGCGATTGTATTCTCACAGCCATTCTGTAAATATTTTAATATGTAATTTTTTGAATTTTTTATAAGTGAAGTGTGTTATTTTAACTTATATAATGCACTTTGCTTATGGAAGGAGAAACAAAATGTATCAAATAATAAAAATGATTTTATTAAGTTCAATTTTTATGGATTATATTGATATCCAAAAGTTGGATAAAAACGGATTTACAATACATATTATTGAAATAATGCTTGTTTTGTCACTAATTAATGGAATTATAAATTTATATGATGAGAAAAAATTTTTTATAATTGAATTTCTTATGATTATTTTATTTCATCTAGCTGGAAACAAGATTATTCTAGAGAATTTTTCATTTTTTTGGCAATCAATAAAATTAATCGGCGTTTATATCCTTCATCTTCTCATTACAACCGATGTTGGAATGGATGACAATAATATCAATCCTTTTTCTAAAATTGAATGGACAATAGTTTCAATTACTGTTTTAATATTTTTACTGCTAATGTTAATTTTTAATATTGAAATTAACAGTTTAAACATTTTATCACTTTATTGCATTACATTATTTGAATTAAAAGGAATTTTTATAAACATTACAGAATATATAGAAAATCAAAAGAAAATCGAAAAGGAAAATAGAGATAAATGGCAAAAATAATAATTCGTGATAAATTAAAATTTAGGATATTTCCAAAAATAATATGGATTGATAATGAAAAGATAAATTAAAAGCAAATTCTGAAACTATTTTTGAAACTGATGAAAAGTATGTAATTCTTTCAGATAGCAGAGCTAAAAATAGAAGATTAGGAATAAACTTTGAAGATAAAAAAGAAATTTTAATAGAAATAAAATACGATTTTTTTAGGTTAATAACTATATTTTATAATAATTCCAATATTTGCAGGTATTGTAAAATTATTTTTACTTTCAGATATCGAAGTCAGTCACTTAGGTACTTTTGTTGGATTTCTTATTATTATTCTGTGGAAAAGAAAAAAATTCGAAGTGGTTGATATTTAAAAGAAAATTGAGAGTAAAATATCATATTAAATTTTACAGAAATAAATTTCATTTCATTAAATCAGCTATTTTATGAGGGTGTATCTGAAAATTGTCAAAATAATAAATTTATATAAGTCTTCCAAGTATCAAAAATAATATAAATTCTGAGTTTTCAGACACCCCTAATAACTTTATTTTATAGATGAAAATATTTTATTCAAGGCTTCTTCAGCTTTTTTTGAAAGATTACTTTTTGGAAATTCTTTTACTGTATAAGTACGTCTTTCAGCCAAATTTCTTTTTGCAATCTCTTTATTTATTTTTTCTAACTGTCCTTTTTTTACAATTATAGCCATAATGATTTCTCCATTTTCACTAAATATTTAACTTTTTTATAAAATCTGTATCTGCTGTTATTAATTGTAATATTTCATTTTCTTTTAAATTTTTATCAAGTTCGTAATATGTGCTTGGCTCTCTTATAAATTCGTTATCTTCTTCAGAAATTAATAAATACCCTTCCAAAGCATCTTTTGCCATATATAATGCTTCTTCCATATTATCTCCACATGAAAAACAACCTGGTAAATCAGGATAATAAATGCTGTATTTCCCATCTTTTTCTTTTTCAAAGACTGCATAATAATTATATTTCATAGATTTATCACTCCTTTTAAGCTATTTTAGTGGAACAAACTGGCTATTTCAAGCCAACCTGTTTCAAGATACTGTTTACTATTCCTGCCGTTAAATCCTTTTTAGGATGAGGAACAGTAACTTTTCCAATTTTGTTAGGATGTTTGAAATGATGATGGCTACCAACTATTTTTCTTAATATCCAGCCATCTTTTTCCAACATTTTAATAATTTCCTTTGAAGACATTTATCCTCCTAACAAAACTATTTTAGCACACATCTTTAAATATGTAAATAAGCTTTGAAAAATTAATTTTTTATAAAATTAATAAACCTCCGCACCTTTCAAATTGATTTTCTTCTTTTCGATAGTCCAATTATCTGATAATTCTGCAAGTTCTTTTTTCATATTTTTCAAAAATTCATCATTGTCGTAATTCAAGGAAATCAATGTAGGCCCTGCACCGCTTATATATTCTCCTAATGCACCGTGTTTTTTAGAGGCTTCAAAGATTTTTTCTGAATCATTTATTAATGCAAATCTATAAGGCTGGTGGATTTTATCGCCTAAAAGAAAACGTAAATTGTCATATTCTCCTTTGTTAAAGGCGTTTACAAGTAAACCTAGTTTTGAGATGTTGTTTATTGCATCAGAAACTAGATACGTTTTTGGTAGGACACTTCTTGCTTTTTCTGTCGATAATTTAAAATCTGGAATCATTACGTAGAAACATAAGTCATCAGAATTTATTAATGAACTGTATACAAGGTTTTCCTTATCATGTGCAGTAAGTACCATTCCACCAAAGATTGCGGGTACCACATTATCAGGATGCCCTTCCATTTCTACAGCCAATCTTGCCACCTCATTAATATCCAGCACATCACCAGCAAATTTATTTGCAATCATAATCCCGGCAACAATAGCCGATGAACTGCTTCCTAGCCCACGTGAAATCGGAATATCATTTTTCATAATATTTACCTTATAGCTTGGAATATTTTTTACCAAATGCTTTTCCGTATATTTTATCGCTTCAAAAATCAAATTTTCCTCAATTGGAATCGAAAACGGCTCTCCATTTTCCAAAAATTCAATTTTATCGCTTTCCTCCACTTCCAGTTCCAGAAAGTAATCCAGCGCAACTCCCAGACAATCATAACCTACACCAATATTAGCCGATGTTCCCGGCACTTTTACTCTAAATTTTAAACCCATATCTATTCCTTTCATTTTATCATAATAATTTCTACAAGAAGAACCATGTTGCAAGACTTAATCTAAAAATACAGCAAAATACCAACAAAAAATATACCAATTTATAATTTTTATTTTCTTTCACAAAATACAGTACAGCTAATAAAATAATTACAAAATCAATAAATGTCGGTAAAAATATTGTATTTACAAAAATAAATAATAAACCTATAAAATAATCTATTCCTATTAATGAAAATCCTGTATAAAATACGTCTTCAAATAAACAGAAATATAAGACTATTATGCAAACATAAGATTTATATGCCCTGCTCTTCTTTCTTATAAATATATATAGCAAGCCAAATAGTATCAAAAACAGAAGTTCGCCGTTTAAATACCTTGCATTTAATATAATTTTTGAAAAATATTCAATGTCAAACAACTTTATTCCCATTAATAATGTCTGTCTATTCAAATAAAATAAAGTAAAACATTGAAAAATGAAAATTTCAAAATCAAAACTAAACTTATTTTCAGAGTTACTATCTTCTTTTCTTACAAAAGAATTTAAAACAGAAAATATCAAAGCTGCATTTGTTATAAAAAATAAATTATTTTTAGATAATACAATTGATACTGCTACAAAAATTATTTTTAAATAACCTAAAAAATCTATTTTCTTTATTAAATTTTTCAATTTCTTAAAATATTCATTTACACTCATCTACAATTTATCAACTTTCACAAAACACTATATTGTCAAATCCAAGTAATGAGCCCATTTTATCTGACTCAATCCTCTAAGTTCCTTCAATGATTTTCTTCCAACTTCACTGTCAACTGTAAGCAGCATAATTGCACTATTTTCACGTCTACCTACGTTCATTGTAGCAATATTTATTTTTTCTTTTCCAAGTGTTGCCCCCACAGCTCCGATAACTCCTGGCACATCTTCATTTCCTAAGTAAATCATATTGTCAGAAATTGCCATATCCACATCGTGATTCTTTATGCTGATAATTCTTTCCTCGTTGTTCATTCCAATTGTTCCGACAACATATATTTTCTTGCCTTCTTCATTTGTTATTACAAATTCTATTGCTGATGAATAATTTTTATATTTATGTTCCTTTTTATTTATTGAAATATTAATCCCTCTTTTTTCAGCAAGCGGCTTTGAATTAATATAATTAACTTCCTCTTTTAAAACTGGCTCTAGAATCCCTTTTATTGCTGTCGAATCCACAAGTGCAGTTTCCTGCTCGGCAATTTCTCCGTAATAATTAAGTACGACATTTGTAATTGGAGTTTTTTCAATTTGGAAATAAATTTTTCCTAATTTTTCAGCTAGATTTATAAATGGTTTTACAATTAAAAATTCCTCTCTTCCAATTGCAGGCAGATTCACAGCAGTTTCAACTATTTCTCCACGAAGTCCATTTAATACCTGTTTTACAACCTGAGTTCCTACATTTCGCTGTGCTTCATAAGTAGTCGCCCCAATATGTGGGGTTGTAATTGCATTTTCAAATTCATAAAGAATACATTCAGAACGTGGCTCGACCGTGTGAACATCGTATCCAAAACTCGCAATTTTTCCACTTCTTAATCCTTCAGCCACAGCCTCCTCGTTAAACAATCCTCCACGTGCCGCATTTACAAGCCTTACACCATCTTTTAACTTGTGAATATTTTCAGCGTTTATCATATCCACAGTTTCTTTAGTCTTAGGCGTATGAATGGTTATCACATCTGCTTTTTCCAACAGCTCATCCAATGTTTTAGCCTTTTCACAGCCATATCTCTTAAAACGTTCATCTGAAATATACGGATCATAAGCAACAAGTTTCATTCCAAACGCTTTCATTCTCGTAGCAACCAGACCACCAATTCTTCCAAGTCCGATAATCCCTAATGTTTTTTCAAACATCTCACTTCCTACAAATATTTCTCTTTCCCATTTTCCACTTTTTATAAAATTATTTGCCGCAACAATATTTCTCGCAGAGGCAAGCATTAGCCCAATCGCAATTTCACAAGCCGAAACCGTATTGCTATCAGGAGTATTCGCTACAATTACCCCATGTGCAGTCGCTTCAGGAATATTGATATTATCTGTACCATTTCCAGCACGTCCAACTATTTTCAGATTTTTTGCCTTATCCAGCAGTTCCTTATCTACTTTTATAACACTTCTCACAATAAGAGCGTCATATTCACCAATTATATCCAAAATTTCTTCACGTGAAATCCCAACTTTCACATCAACTTTCACATCTCTAGCTTCCTGCAGTCCTGCAATCGCCTCATCATCAATATATTCTCCAACTAATACTTTATACATTTATTTCTCCTCCTCAACTCTAATCAACACATTTATTTAATTAATATATTACCATAATTTCCAGTACAATTCAATAACATCACTTTTTTGCATCAAAATAAATTAATTTTAAAAAATTTTTACACAAATAAAAATAACCGCTGTTTTTCACAACGATTATCTAATACTATTTCCATTTAAACAGAAAGAATCAAAAAATTCATATAATTAAAGAATTTTTTTTACAAAATTACGCTATCATGCAACTTGTCTAACTATTATTCCTAATAATTTTTCAAATCATTGTCTAAAATTTTGGATACAATCTTGTATTTTTCAATTCTTCTTTTAGGATATTGATTTTATAAATTTTCAATAAGAAATGACCATGATTAGTCTCTCAATATTTCTAGTATACTAGTATATCTGTAAAATAATATTTTTTATTTATTTTCCTATCATCTATATAAAAATATCCCCTTTTCAATATTTCTCTCAGACTTCTTTATTATTAAGCCTAAAAAAATTTATTCTTTGCGTTTTGAACGTTCTTCTCTCAAATTATTTAATAAAGCCTGGCAATAAGTATTCCTCTCTTGCAAATAATATTAATTTCATTAATATATTCAAATTTACACATCTATATGAACTGATTTTATGTCATGTATTTTGTCAGTATTTAATTATTTCAGCTCTAAATCCATTTAATAAATTAATTATATTTTAATATTATTAAAATTGAAATTAAAGTTATTGCTGGTATAATAATAATACCAAAGTTCAAAGGTAGATTGGAGGTTATAATGAAGAAAATATTGATGCTAGCCGGAGCTTTAATTATTTCTGCTGTATCTTTTGCAGATTTACAAAGTACAATCAAAAATCATTATAGCAATAAGACTATAGATTTATCAGTTGTATCAAAACCTAAACCAAAAGAGGTGAGTAGTAGTGGAACTTCTTCCACAGCAGTAAGAGATCAAATTATCTCTTTTGCACAAACAAAATTAGGTTCACCATATGTTTGGGGAGCAACTGGTCCTAACAGTTTTGATTGTTCAGGCTTCGTTGGTTACGTATTCAAAAAAGCTGCTAATGTAAGCTTGCCTAGAGTTTCAAGCTCACAAGCAACATTTAAACCAAGAATTTCATCAATGAATATGACGAAAGGTGATTTGGTATTTTTTGAAACAACTGGAAAAGGTCGTATTTCTCACGTAGGAATTTACATGGGTAATAGACAGTTCATTCACGCTTCTTCTGGAAGTAGAAGAGTAACAGTTTCTAGTTTAGACAGTAATTTTTACAACAAGACATTTAGATGGGCAATTAATCCATTTAGTTAATTTATGAATTAATTTCTTATAAATAAATATATTCTTTACATATAATTCTTGTATAAACAGGAAATAATAAAATCATATAAATGATTAAAAAAATTATAAAAAACTTTGGAATAAGGAGTTTTGTCTGTTAATAGGCATTTCTCCTTTTTTTTTCTATTTATTTGTCAACTATAATTTTTTTTCAAAAGAATTAAAATCAAGCTCCAAAGAATAAAATACCTTTGTTATATACAAATTATGCTATTAAGGAGTTCCTCATTATGAAAATCAATAGATTATTTGAAATTGTTTATTTATTACTTGAAAAAAATAGTATTACTTCAAAAGAACTTGCTGAATATTTTGAAGTATCAGTTAGAACAATCTATAGAGACATTGATGTTCTCTCTTCTGCTGGTATTCCAGTATATTTTCAAAGAGGAAAATCTGGTGGAATAAAACTAATGGATAACTATGTCATAAATAAATCGCTACTTTCACAAAACGAGCAAAATGAAATACTTTATGCACTTCAAAGTTTAAACGCCACTAATTATCCTAATAACAATAAAACTCTTTCAAAATTAAGCACTATTTTTAACAAAAAGTCAGACAACTGGATAAAAATAGACTTTTCAAGATATAATTGCGATGATAGTACTTTATTTGAAAAAATTAAAGAGGCAATATTAACTAAACAAACCGTAAAATTTAACTATTTTAACACAAAAGGCGAACATTATGAAAGAACAGCAGACCCTTTAAATTTATGGTTTAAAGAAAAAGCATGGTACTTATTTGCCTATTGCCACAAAAAAAATGATATTCGTCAATTTAAAATAACAAGAATTAAAAATCTGACTTTAACAAACGAATATTTTGAAAAAACAATCAAAGACTTTGAAATAAATAACAAGAAAAATACGGTAGAAAATGTAAAAATCATAGTCGAAATAGATAAATCACAAGCATACCGTGTCTATGATGAATTTTCTGAAGAGAGTATAAACAAAATGGAAAATGGCGATTTTGAAATTATAATGGAATATCCTGAAAATGAATGGATTTACGGCTATCTTCTATCTTTTGGAGAACATTTGAAGGTAAGGAAGCCAGAGAGAATAAAGAAAATTTTGTTTAAAAAAATTGCAAAAATGAAGGAAAATTATAAATAGGAAAATATTTTTCAAAGTTTTTTTCAAGAATAAAATGTTATAATTTTCTAAAATATTAAAAACGAGAGGAAGTGTTGCAAATGAAAAAATTTTTAATAGTAACATTTTTATTTTTTAGCATCTTTGGATTTTCTAATGCTAAAAATAATACTTCAAATGATGAAAAACAAGCCGTAATTAACAGCTTTTATGATTTTATGAAATTTCACACAAATCCTGAAAATGTCAAGAAAAATGTTTTTACAAACTCTGTGGAAGGTACAAATGAAATTTTGGGAAAAAATGTAAGCAATCAACGTAAAAAAAATTTAGAAGATATTGCGGCAAGTCAGACAAATAAATCATTAAAAAATTCTGCAGATTACTTAATAATCGCAAACTCAAAAATTTCATACAAAGTATTGAATGCCGAAATTAAAAATGGTACAGCTGTCCTAACTGTGCATATCAAAGGTCCTAATTTTACAGCTCATGCCTCTGAATTAGAAAATTACATAAAAAAAATTAGCAACGAAGAAAAGAAAAAAATTTCAAAAATGAACAATAAACAGTACCAAAGCTTTCTGATAGAAAAAAGTTCTGAATTTTATTTGCAATTAGTTAAAAGAAATGATTTACAATATATGGAAAACGATATTAGAGTATATGTAAAAAAATACCCTAATACATGGGGCGTAATTCAAGATTACACCATAAATAATGCCATTTACAAATATCTTGGTTTTGGTTACGGTCCAGAATTGATGAGATAAATTATAAAAATTAATAAATATGACAATATTTTATTGTCGTATTTTTTATTTTCAAAATTTTATTTTTTAATATGACATACTCTTGTCATATTATGATTGCTATAATTGATTTAATAAAAATTGATAAAAAAGGTGGTATAATTATGAAATATGAAATAGTAGAAATTAAAGAAAAAACTCTTGTTGGATTTAAAACACGAGTGAAAGATGATGAAACAATGTCTGAAAAAATTTCAAATTTATGGGAAAAACTGTATTCTGAAAAAGGTTCCAAAAATATAAAGGACAGAATTAACAATAATGCTATTGGAGTCTATTATAACTACAGTAATGAAAATGGCTTTGAGTACGACTGTCTTACAGGCTGTGAAGTGAAAAATAAAATTGATGAAATTCCTGAAGATATGACAAGGCTAGAAATTCCTAAAGGAAAATATGCAAAATTTGTGATTTTTGGTGATCCTGTAAAAGCTGTTGGAGAATTTTGGTATAAATTTTGGGAAGAATTTGGAAAAGAAAAATCTGATATAAGAAATTATACCTATGATTTTGAAGAATATATAGCAGGTAATGATTATGAAAATACAGAAATTCACATTTATATCAGCATAAAATAATAACTAGGAGATGATAATTATGGCATTTGATTTTAAAAAGGAATTTAAAAAATTTTATCGACCGTCAGAAAAACCTGAAATTATAGAAATTCCTAAAATGAATTTTATAGCAGTGCGTGGAAAAGGAAATCCCAATGAGAAAGAAGGGGAATATCAAAAAGCTGTTGAAATGTTATACGGAGTTGCCTATACCCTTAAAATGAGTTACAAGACGCAATATAAAATTGAAGGATTTTTTGAATATGTTGTTCCGCCGCTAGAAGGGCTTTGATGGCAGGAAAATGTAAAAAATGAGAATTACCTATTAAACAAAGAATTATTTAATTGGATTTCTTTAATTAGAGTGCCTGATTTTATTAAAAAGGAAGATGTGAAATGGGCTATAAAGTGTGCTACTGAAAAAAAGAAAAAGGATTTTTCAAAAGTTGAATTTTTCAACTATAATGAAGGGCTTTGCGTACAATGCATGCATATAGG
Proteins encoded in this window:
- the serA gene encoding phosphoglycerate dehydrogenase; amino-acid sequence: MYKVLVGEYIDDEAIAGLQEARDVKVDVKVGISREEILDIIGEYDALIVRSVIKVDKELLDKAKNLKIVGRAGNGTDNINIPEATAHGVIVANTPDSNTVSACEIAIGLMLASARNIVAANNFIKSGKWEREIFVGSEMFEKTLGIIGLGRIGGLVATRMKAFGMKLVAYDPYISDERFKRYGCEKAKTLDELLEKADVITIHTPKTKETVDMINAENIHKLKDGVRLVNAARGGLFNEEAVAEGLRSGKIASFGYDVHTVEPRSECILYEFENAITTPHIGATTYEAQRNVGTQVVKQVLNGLRGEIVETAVNLPAIGREEFLIVKPFINLAEKLGKIYFQIEKTPITNVVLNYYGEIAEQETALVDSTAIKGILEPVLKEEVNYINSKPLAEKRGINISINKKEHKYKNYSSAIEFVITNEEGKKIYVVGTIGMNNEERIISIKNHDVDMAISDNMIYLGNEDVPGVIGAVGATLGKEKINIATMNVGRRENSAIMLLTVDSEVGRKSLKELRGLSQIKWAHYLDLTI
- the thrB gene encoding homoserine kinase encodes the protein MGLKFRVKVPGTSANIGVGYDCLGVALDYFLELEVEESDKIEFLENGEPFSIPIEENLIFEAIKYTEKHLVKNIPSYKVNIMKNDIPISRGLGSSSSAIVAGIMIANKFAGDVLDINEVARLAVEMEGHPDNVVPAIFGGMVLTAHDKENLVYSSLINSDDLCFYVMIPDFKLSTEKARSVLPKTYLVSDAINNISKLGLLVNAFNKGEYDNLRFLLGDKIHQPYRFALINDSEKIFEASKKHGALGEYISGAGPTLISLNYDNDEFLKNMKKELAELSDNWTIEKKKINLKGAEVY
- a CDS encoding type II toxin-antitoxin system HicA family toxin translates to MSSKEIIKMLEKDGWILRKIVGSHHHFKHPNKIGKVTVPHPKKDLTAGIVNSILKQVGLK
- a CDS encoding GyrI-like domain-containing protein — its product is MKYEIVEIKEKTLVGFKTRVKDDETMSEKISNLWEKLYSEKGSKNIKDRINNNAIGVYYNYSNENGFEYDCLTGCEVKNKIDEIPEDMTRLEIPKGKYAKFVIFGDPVKAVGEFWYKFWEEFGKEKSDIRNYTYDFEEYIAGNDYENTEIHIYISIK
- a CDS encoding C40 family peptidase produces the protein MKKILMLAGALIISAVSFADLQSTIKNHYSNKTIDLSVVSKPKPKEVSSSGTSSTAVRDQIISFAQTKLGSPYVWGATGPNSFDCSGFVGYVFKKAANVSLPRVSSSQATFKPRISSMNMTKGDLVFFETTGKGRISHVGIYMGNRQFIHASSGSRRVTVSSLDSNFYNKTFRWAINPFS
- a CDS encoding helix-turn-helix transcriptional regulator → MKINRLFEIVYLLLEKNSITSKELAEYFEVSVRTIYRDIDVLSSAGIPVYFQRGKSGGIKLMDNYVINKSLLSQNEQNEILYALQSLNATNYPNNNKTLSKLSTIFNKKSDNWIKIDFSRYNCDDSTLFEKIKEAILTKQTVKFNYFNTKGEHYERTADPLNLWFKEKAWYLFAYCHKKNDIRQFKITRIKNLTLTNEYFEKTIKDFEINNKKNTVENVKIIVEIDKSQAYRVYDEFSEESINKMENGDFEIIMEYPENEWIYGYLLSFGEHLKVRKPERIKKILFKKIAKMKENYK
- a CDS encoding type II toxin-antitoxin system HicB family antitoxin; its protein translation is MKYNYYAVFEKEKDGKYSIYYPDLPGCFSCGDNMEEALYMAKDALEGYLLISEEDNEFIREPSTYYELDKNLKENEILQLITADTDFIKKLNI